A single region of the Streptomyces virginiae genome encodes:
- a CDS encoding bifunctional o-acetylhomoserine/o-acetylserine sulfhydrylase, whose product MNQPIDAVTAGHTPESEPAGVGTPAWSFETKQLHAGTTPDPATGARAVPIYQTTSFVFRDTQHAADLFSLAEPGNIYTRIHNPTQDALEQRVAALEGGVAAVALASGQAAETLALLNLASAGDHIVSSASLYGGTYNLFRHTLPRFGIEVSFVEDPDDLDAWRAAVRPNTKALFAETLGNPRGNVLDVRGVADVAHAAGLPLVVDNTVPTPYLLRPVEHGADVVVHSATKFLGGHGTTIGGVVVDAGTFDFGAHPERFPDFTEPDPSYHGLRYWPALGAGAYAVKLRVQLLRDLGPAIAPHSAFLLLQGVETLSLRLERHSSNAQALAEWLEQRDEVSAVHYPGLPSSRWYEAGRRYLPRGAGAVLSFELRGGVEAGRRFVDGLELFSHLANIGDVRSLVIHPASTTHSQLDEAQLAATGTTPGLVRLSVGIENPADLKADLEAGFRAAKEAS is encoded by the coding sequence ATGAACCAGCCCATCGACGCCGTCACCGCAGGTCACACCCCCGAGAGCGAGCCCGCCGGAGTCGGCACGCCGGCCTGGTCGTTCGAGACCAAGCAGCTCCACGCCGGCACCACGCCCGACCCGGCCACCGGCGCCCGCGCGGTCCCGATCTACCAGACGACCTCGTTCGTCTTCCGCGACACCCAGCACGCGGCCGACCTCTTCTCCCTGGCCGAACCCGGCAACATCTACACCCGCATCCACAACCCCACCCAGGACGCCCTCGAACAGCGCGTCGCCGCCCTCGAAGGCGGTGTCGCCGCCGTCGCCCTCGCCTCGGGGCAGGCCGCGGAGACCCTCGCGCTCCTGAACCTCGCCTCGGCCGGCGATCACATCGTCTCCAGCGCCTCCCTCTACGGCGGCACGTACAACCTGTTCCGGCACACCCTGCCGAGGTTCGGCATCGAGGTGTCCTTCGTCGAGGACCCCGACGACCTCGACGCGTGGCGGGCCGCCGTACGACCGAACACCAAGGCCCTGTTCGCGGAGACCCTCGGCAACCCGCGCGGCAACGTCCTCGACGTCCGGGGCGTCGCCGACGTCGCGCACGCCGCCGGCCTGCCGCTCGTCGTCGACAACACCGTGCCCACCCCGTACCTGCTGCGCCCCGTCGAGCACGGGGCGGACGTCGTCGTCCACTCGGCCACCAAGTTCCTCGGCGGGCACGGCACCACCATCGGCGGTGTGGTCGTCGACGCGGGCACCTTCGACTTCGGCGCGCACCCCGAGCGCTTCCCCGACTTCACCGAACCCGACCCCAGCTACCACGGCCTGCGCTACTGGCCGGCTCTCGGAGCGGGCGCGTACGCCGTCAAGCTGCGCGTCCAGCTGCTGCGCGACCTCGGCCCCGCCATCGCACCGCACTCGGCGTTCCTGCTGCTCCAGGGCGTGGAGACGCTCAGCCTGCGGCTGGAGCGGCACTCCTCGAACGCCCAGGCGCTGGCGGAGTGGCTCGAACAGCGCGACGAGGTGTCGGCCGTCCACTACCCCGGCCTGCCGTCGAGCCGCTGGTACGAGGCGGGGCGCCGCTACCTGCCGCGCGGCGCCGGGGCCGTGCTCTCGTTCGAGCTGCGGGGCGGGGTGGAGGCGGGCCGGCGGTTCGTGGACGGATTGGAACTGTTCAGCCACCTCGCGAACATCGGCGATGTCCGCAGCCTCGTCATCCACCCCGCCTCCACCACCCACAGTCAGCTCGACGAAGCACAGTTGGCCGCCACCGGCACCACCCCCGGGCTGGTGCGCCTGTCGGTCGGCATCGAGAACCCGGCCGACCTGAAGGCCGACCTGGAAGCCGGGTTCCGCGCCGCGAAGGAAGCGTCCTGA
- a CDS encoding TetR/AcrR family transcriptional regulator translates to MAGKKQFDVGIALDAAMLQFWRAGYADTSLDDLSRATGLNRSSIYSSFGDKDSLYLRCLDRYAARYGTRYDQALSCASEEPLQAVRAFFEVTLQRIADPDVPDGCLIAQTAMAAPALSPTIAARAIAALDLQHARLRTALNAAQLAEGDADDFAVHLTAVNQSLAVMSRTGVSRKQLRAVIDISVGALSHAVRARS, encoded by the coding sequence ATGGCCGGGAAGAAGCAGTTCGACGTGGGCATCGCGCTCGACGCGGCGATGCTCCAGTTCTGGCGGGCCGGATACGCCGATACCTCGCTCGACGACCTCTCCAGGGCGACCGGGTTGAACCGCAGTTCCATCTACTCCTCGTTCGGCGACAAGGATTCGCTCTACCTGCGCTGCCTGGACCGCTACGCCGCGCGGTACGGAACCAGGTACGACCAGGCGCTTTCCTGCGCGTCCGAGGAGCCGCTCCAGGCGGTACGGGCGTTCTTCGAGGTCACCCTGCAGCGCATCGCCGACCCTGACGTACCCGATGGATGTCTGATCGCCCAGACCGCGATGGCGGCACCGGCACTCAGCCCCACCATCGCCGCACGCGCGATCGCAGCCCTGGACTTGCAGCATGCGCGGCTGCGGACCGCCTTGAACGCCGCGCAGTTGGCCGAAGGCGATGCCGACGACTTCGCGGTTCACCTGACGGCGGTCAACCAGTCGCTGGCCGTGATGAGCAGGACCGGGGTGAGCCGGAAGCAGCTCCGCGCGGTCATCGACATCAGCGTGGGTGCGCTCTCGCACGCCGTGCGTGCCCGGAGCTGA
- a CDS encoding Hsp70 family protein produces the protein MPRGGGWGLAVDIGGAFVKSAYWDGEGGIGPLPVIPATVLRDLDGRLLTGPEAVRLARTAPERAETMPLHTLTGGDGVLLGGEPVASADLVAALLTRVARDAWPGFGRSAPAELTMVVPARWGLAERQDLGRAVAAAGLPDPRWVPAPLAVASCWSARRAELPLDTPLAVCDAGATGLRIALVRHGRTGHVSLGEVASGGHDLDEALFGLVEGRATAVGPDAWRLLLDRQGPEGTRARALLREDLTGVRETLSASTGAALVVPGQDSEFLLRRAEFEEVARRPLHRAAEMLRRLVSGHGAPYAVLLAGGAARTPLLSELLADAVGTGVPDLLPDPVNATVLGAARLGSTVAATEERPRKAPYVFAKDGDLFK, from the coding sequence GTGCCGCGAGGGGGCGGTTGGGGGCTCGCCGTGGACATCGGCGGGGCGTTCGTCAAGTCGGCCTACTGGGACGGCGAAGGGGGAATCGGACCGTTGCCGGTCATACCGGCGACCGTTCTGCGGGACCTGGACGGCCGGCTGCTGACCGGCCCCGAGGCGGTACGGCTCGCCCGGACCGCACCCGAGCGGGCCGAGACCATGCCCCTGCACACGCTGACCGGAGGGGACGGCGTACTGCTGGGAGGGGAGCCGGTGGCTTCCGCCGACCTGGTGGCGGCGCTGCTCACGCGCGTGGCGCGGGATGCCTGGCCGGGGTTCGGCCGCTCGGCGCCGGCCGAGCTGACGATGGTCGTTCCGGCCCGGTGGGGACTCGCGGAACGACAGGATCTGGGACGGGCCGTCGCCGCCGCCGGGCTGCCGGACCCTCGCTGGGTGCCGGCTCCACTGGCCGTCGCGTCGTGCTGGTCCGCGCGCCGGGCCGAGCTGCCCCTGGACACCCCGCTGGCCGTCTGCGACGCAGGGGCCACCGGGCTGCGGATCGCCCTCGTGCGGCACGGCAGGACCGGCCACGTGTCCCTGGGCGAGGTCGCGAGCGGCGGCCACGACCTGGACGAAGCCCTGTTCGGGCTGGTGGAGGGCCGGGCGACCGCTGTCGGCCCCGACGCGTGGCGGCTGCTGCTCGACAGGCAGGGGCCCGAGGGGACCCGCGCCCGGGCCCTGCTGCGCGAGGACCTCACCGGTGTCCGCGAGACCTTGTCGGCCTCCACGGGAGCCGCTCTGGTGGTGCCCGGTCAGGACAGTGAATTCCTGCTCCGCAGGGCCGAGTTCGAAGAGGTGGCACGGCGGCCGCTGCACCGGGCGGCCGAGATGCTCCGCCGGCTGGTCTCCGGGCACGGCGCCCCGTACGCGGTGTTGCTGGCCGGTGGCGCCGCCCGCACGCCCCTGCTGTCGGAACTGCTCGCCGACGCGGTCGGCACCGGAGTACCGGACCTGCTGCCCGATCCGGTCAACGCGACCGTACTGGGGGCCGCGAGGCTCGGCAGCACGGTGGCGGCCACCGAGGAGCGCCCGCGGAAGGCTCCGTACGTCTTCGCCAAGGACGGGGACCTGTTCAAGTGA
- a CDS encoding acyl-CoA dehydrogenase, whose amino-acid sequence MTPSTADARRRALLRTARDVADDLAADAIVRDQAGKPPTDETARLREAGLPAALTPPGPDRGTDWRTACAVVREIAAADSSVGDVLARHYVHTWSGRFYASHQDATALEEESVGERWLWTGAVRAPWPDEDTDGADLTLRRHSTGHLLSGHRSVHTAVATADQIVVDAVSAANGDVLVVRIPPGARGLSVVPAHDRLGQRVAGAGEVVLDRVTITPEQVLGRRPHDEESTTPFTALAEPALRLALCHVGLGIAEGALTEARDLSRGGRAHRLPGEDPDLFLTYGELASAAQTATAVVDRATDVMEQALDLGPHLDAEAAAGVAALVATAEAVTSKAALRITARVLELADAPGLDRFWRNARVLTAHRPVAHRLRSVGEHYLNGSHRAVAAFR is encoded by the coding sequence ATGACGCCGAGCACCGCCGACGCACGGCGCCGCGCGCTCCTGCGGACCGCCCGTGACGTGGCGGACGACCTCGCGGCCGACGCCATCGTCCGCGATCAGGCGGGCAAGCCGCCGACCGACGAGACGGCCCGGCTGCGCGAAGCCGGCCTACCGGCGGCCCTCACCCCGCCCGGGCCGGACCGCGGCACGGACTGGCGTACCGCATGCGCCGTCGTACGGGAGATCGCCGCGGCGGACAGCTCCGTCGGCGACGTACTCGCCCGCCACTACGTGCACACCTGGAGCGGACGTTTCTACGCGAGTCACCAGGACGCGACCGCCCTCGAGGAGGAGTCGGTCGGCGAGCGGTGGCTGTGGACCGGCGCGGTCCGCGCTCCGTGGCCCGACGAGGACACCGACGGAGCCGACCTCACGCTGAGGCGGCACAGCACCGGCCATCTGCTGAGCGGACACCGGTCCGTGCACACGGCGGTGGCCACGGCCGACCAGATCGTGGTCGACGCCGTCAGCGCCGCGAACGGTGACGTCCTGGTCGTACGGATCCCACCCGGCGCACGGGGCCTGAGCGTCGTGCCGGCCCACGACCGCCTCGGGCAGCGCGTCGCCGGCGCGGGCGAGGTGGTCCTCGACCGGGTCACCATCACGCCCGAGCAGGTGCTGGGCCGCCGGCCGCACGACGAGGAGTCGACCACGCCCTTCACCGCGCTCGCGGAGCCGGCGCTCCGGCTCGCCCTGTGCCACGTCGGCCTCGGCATCGCCGAGGGCGCCCTCACCGAGGCACGCGACCTCAGCAGGGGCGGCCGCGCGCACCGGCTGCCCGGCGAGGACCCGGACCTCTTCCTGACCTACGGGGAACTCGCCTCCGCCGCCCAGACGGCCACCGCCGTCGTCGACCGGGCCACGGACGTGATGGAGCAGGCCCTCGACCTGGGGCCGCACCTCGACGCGGAGGCAGCCGCGGGCGTCGCCGCCCTGGTCGCCACGGCCGAGGCCGTGACGTCGAAGGCCGCGCTGCGCATCACCGCCCGGGTGCTGGAGCTCGCCGACGCGCCCGGTCTGGACCGGTTCTGGCGCAACGCCCGGGTCCTGACGGCGCACCGCCCTGTCGCGCACCGCCTTCGCTCCGTCGGCGAGCACTACCTCAACGGCTCCCACCGGGCGGTGGCGGCCTTCCGCTGA
- a CDS encoding ABC transporter substrate-binding protein has translation MSAARPLTALRALAVTATLPLLLTACGYGSEAKKEDDKAATTAADAGKKLSASEVRIGYFPNLTHATALVGLQEGLIEKELNGTKIKPQSFNAGPSEIEALNGGSLDIGFIGPSPSINGYVKSKGSNLRIISGSASGGVKLVVNPDKIKTLDDLKGKKIATPQKGNTQDVAFLNWISEKGWKVDPESGKGDVSVVRTDNKVTPDAFKQGSIDGAWVPEPTASKLVSDGGSVLLDETALWPDKKFVITNIIVSQKFLKEHPDVVEAVLRGTVKTNEWIHANQDKAKASANARLEAEGGKPLDPKVIDPAWPSIAITDDPLAATLKTQSEWAVKAKLIEQPDLAGIYDLTLLNKVLKAAGKPEVSDAGLGAK, from the coding sequence GTGTCTGCCGCAAGACCGCTCACCGCCCTGCGCGCCCTCGCCGTCACCGCGACCCTTCCCCTCCTGCTCACCGCCTGCGGCTACGGTTCCGAGGCGAAGAAGGAGGACGACAAGGCCGCCACCACCGCGGCCGACGCGGGCAAGAAGCTCTCGGCTTCCGAGGTGCGGATCGGGTACTTCCCGAACCTGACGCACGCCACCGCGCTGGTCGGCCTCCAGGAAGGCCTGATCGAGAAGGAACTGAACGGCACCAAGATCAAGCCGCAGTCCTTCAACGCCGGCCCGTCCGAGATCGAAGCCCTCAACGGCGGCTCTCTCGACATCGGCTTCATCGGCCCCTCCCCGTCGATCAACGGCTACGTCAAGTCCAAGGGCTCCAACCTGCGGATCATCTCCGGCTCGGCCTCCGGCGGCGTCAAGCTCGTCGTGAACCCCGACAAGATCAAGACCCTGGACGACCTCAAGGGCAAGAAGATCGCCACCCCCCAGAAGGGGAACACGCAGGACGTGGCCTTCCTCAACTGGATCTCCGAGAAGGGCTGGAAGGTCGACCCCGAGTCCGGCAAGGGCGACGTCTCCGTCGTCCGCACCGACAACAAGGTCACCCCCGACGCCTTCAAGCAGGGCTCCATCGACGGCGCCTGGGTACCGGAACCCACCGCCTCCAAGCTCGTCTCCGACGGCGGCTCCGTCCTCCTCGACGAGACCGCCCTGTGGCCCGACAAGAAGTTCGTGATCACGAACATCATCGTGTCCCAGAAGTTCCTCAAGGAACACCCGGACGTCGTCGAGGCCGTGCTCCGCGGCACCGTCAAGACCAACGAGTGGATCCACGCCAACCAGGACAAGGCGAAGGCCTCCGCCAACGCCCGCCTCGAAGCCGAGGGCGGCAAGCCGCTCGACCCGAAGGTCATCGACCCCGCCTGGCCCAGCATCGCCATCACCGACGACCCGCTCGCCGCGACCCTGAAGACCCAGTCGGAGTGGGCGGTCAAGGCCAAGCTCATCGAGCAGCCCGACCTCGCCGGCATCTACGACCTGACCCTCCTCAACAAGGTCCTCAAGGCCGCCGGCAAGCCCGAGGTCTCCGACGCCGGCCTCGGCGCCAAGTAA
- a CDS encoding RrF2 family transcriptional regulator, producing MRISARADYAVRAALQLAASQDDGPVKAEAIADAQDIPHKFLEGILNDMRRGGLVLSQRGGNGGYRLAKPAGSISIADVVRVVDGPLVSVRGVRPPDLSYSGPAEALLPLWIALRANVREILDGVSLADVASSDLPAGVSALADAPEAWTNP from the coding sequence ATGCGGATCTCAGCCAGGGCGGACTATGCGGTACGTGCCGCGCTGCAGCTTGCCGCGTCACAGGATGACGGGCCGGTGAAGGCCGAGGCCATCGCCGACGCTCAGGACATCCCGCACAAGTTCCTCGAGGGAATCCTGAACGACATGCGCCGAGGCGGTCTCGTGCTCAGCCAGCGGGGTGGCAACGGCGGCTACCGGCTGGCCAAGCCCGCCGGGTCCATCAGCATCGCGGATGTGGTCCGCGTCGTGGACGGACCGCTCGTCTCGGTGCGCGGGGTCCGCCCGCCGGACCTGTCCTACTCCGGCCCCGCCGAGGCGCTGCTCCCCCTGTGGATCGCACTGCGGGCCAATGTGCGGGAGATCCTCGACGGTGTGTCGCTCGCCGACGTGGCGTCGTCCGACCTGCCGGCCGGCGTATCGGCACTGGCCGACGCGCCCGAGGCCTGGACCAATCCCTGA
- a CDS encoding TRAFAC clade GTPase domain-containing protein yields the protein MDVVMLGGTDAGKTTYLSLMYRWLGEGVGGFSCRAADPYAHQTLTDTGRSVLAGAYPRKTTAPEVHDLVLRYQDQDVLPFRWRDHRGKALTETRASNADVGQLQEDLRAADGIMLFAEAPELLAAGQSRLVRSMTTAVVRALGEREGRRTPLVIALTKFDLVEGRGSSVMERLKEPFAGLAEQAGANPNVRGAFVPLVCGPRPSNVQIPALWLLNSGLISRAERAAADADEALRRGIAAAGQDTLLDRVLSWLDSSKSWRRISEEALEEARAEHARLQPLLTPADRLDGLLRNVDSF from the coding sequence ATGGACGTGGTGATGCTCGGTGGCACCGACGCGGGCAAGACGACGTACCTGTCGCTCATGTACCGCTGGCTCGGGGAGGGGGTGGGCGGGTTCTCCTGCCGGGCCGCCGACCCCTACGCCCATCAGACCCTGACGGACACCGGCCGGAGCGTGCTGGCGGGCGCCTACCCCCGCAAGACCACGGCGCCGGAGGTCCACGACCTGGTCCTGCGCTATCAGGACCAGGACGTCCTGCCGTTCCGGTGGCGCGACCACAGGGGAAAGGCCCTCACCGAGACGAGGGCCTCCAACGCCGACGTGGGACAGCTGCAGGAGGACCTCAGGGCCGCGGACGGGATCATGCTGTTCGCCGAGGCGCCGGAACTGCTCGCCGCCGGTCAGAGCAGGCTCGTCCGCTCCATGACCACGGCCGTGGTGCGGGCCCTCGGCGAGCGGGAGGGGCGCAGGACCCCGCTGGTCATCGCCCTGACCAAGTTCGACCTCGTGGAAGGGCGCGGCTCGTCCGTGATGGAGCGCCTGAAAGAGCCCTTCGCCGGTCTCGCCGAGCAGGCCGGTGCGAACCCCAACGTCCGCGGGGCCTTCGTCCCCCTGGTGTGCGGGCCGCGCCCGTCGAACGTCCAGATCCCGGCCCTCTGGCTGCTGAACTCGGGCCTCATCAGCCGGGCCGAGCGGGCCGCGGCCGACGCCGACGAGGCCCTACGTCGTGGTATCGCGGCGGCCGGCCAGGACACCCTGCTGGACCGGGTCCTGAGCTGGCTCGACAGTTCGAAGAGCTGGCGGCGCATCAGCGAGGAGGCTCTCGAGGAGGCCCGGGCGGAGCATGCCCGGCTCCAGCCGCTGCTGACGCCGGCGGACCGGTTGGACGGACTGCTCCGGAACGTCGACTCCTTCTGA
- a CDS encoding alpha/beta fold hydrolase, producing MPLYDLAGFTHRWVDAEGIRLHAVEGGRPAGPTVVLLAGFPQTWWAWRKVMPGLAERFHVIAIDLPGQGHSDRPRGGYDTHTVASRVQAALTALDVPKYWLVAHDIGAWVAFSLALKYEERLHGVALLDAGIPGITLPASVPTDPDRAWKTWHFAFHLVPELPETLLTGRERDYVEWFLKVKALSPHTFDGAEIDHYAAAIAAEGGLSASLAYYRDAGESARKNHDALERGHLTVPILGISSSHGSIPDMAASVGPWAENATGVVIPRAGHFIPDEQPAATVDVLTAFIDHERAEWYATHRPARCRRRHPRHLRPPAPGTPAVAVNRRDESPSA from the coding sequence TTGCCGTTGTACGACCTTGCGGGTTTCACCCACCGCTGGGTCGACGCGGAAGGAATCCGACTTCATGCCGTGGAAGGCGGCCGGCCGGCCGGACCCACCGTCGTCCTGCTCGCCGGATTCCCGCAGACCTGGTGGGCATGGCGCAAAGTGATGCCAGGTCTTGCCGAGCGATTCCACGTGATCGCGATCGACCTGCCGGGGCAGGGCCACTCCGACCGCCCCCGAGGCGGCTACGACACGCACACCGTCGCTTCGCGTGTCCAGGCCGCGCTGACGGCGCTCGACGTGCCGAAGTACTGGCTCGTCGCCCACGACATCGGGGCCTGGGTCGCCTTCTCGCTGGCCCTGAAGTACGAAGAGCGCCTGCACGGTGTCGCCCTGCTCGACGCCGGCATCCCCGGAATCACCCTCCCGGCCTCCGTCCCGACGGACCCCGACCGGGCCTGGAAGACCTGGCACTTCGCCTTCCACCTGGTGCCCGAACTGCCCGAGACCCTGCTCACCGGCCGCGAACGTGACTACGTCGAATGGTTCTTGAAGGTCAAAGCTCTGTCCCCGCACACCTTCGACGGCGCCGAGATCGACCACTACGCCGCCGCCATCGCGGCCGAGGGAGGGCTTTCGGCGTCGCTCGCCTACTACCGCGACGCCGGGGAATCAGCGCGTAAGAACCATGACGCTCTCGAACGGGGGCACTTGACCGTCCCGATCCTGGGAATCTCCAGCTCCCACGGCTCGATCCCCGACATGGCCGCCTCCGTCGGTCCGTGGGCCGAGAACGCGACCGGCGTCGTCATCCCACGAGCCGGACACTTCATTCCCGACGAGCAACCCGCCGCGACTGTCGATGTGTTGACCGCGTTCATCGATCACGAGCGTGCCGAGTGGTACGCGACGCACCGGCCGGCCCGATGCCGTCGGCGCCACCCGCGACACCTTCGGCCCCCTGCGCCCGGAACACCTGCCGTCGCGGTGAACCGCCGTGACGAATCACCATCGGCGTGA
- a CDS encoding putative leader peptide, producing the protein MRTPHHAGRTLPLTSRRHIDLVRTSSAICQPG; encoded by the coding sequence GTGCGAACACCGCATCACGCGGGCCGAACGCTGCCCCTGACCTCCCGCCGGCACATCGACCTGGTCCGTACGTCCAGCGCCATCTGTCAGCCCGGCTGA
- the metX gene encoding homoserine O-acetyltransferase MetX → MTSVPAAPASTGPPPATGAWREGDPPGHRRWHRRSQPLELEGGGVLPGVRLAYETWGRLAADGSNAVLVLHALTGDSHVAGAAGSGHPTAGWWDALVGPGRALDTNRWFVVAPNVLGGCQGSTGPASAGPGGRPWGGSFPRLTQRDQVRAETGLADALGVERWALVVGGSMGGMRALEWAVGEPGRVAALLLLACPAAASADQIAWATAQIHAIRADPHWRGGDYHDAGAGQGPHTGLGIARRIAHVTYRSAEELQARFGHLAQDGEQPRLGGRYRVESYLDHQAAKLVRRFDAASYVALAEAMNAHDIGRGRGGIRTALGRVTARTVVAGVNSDRLYPLAQQEELAAGIPSAGGVRIIRSPYGHDGFLLEAEQVAALVGELLDGAPDPVARATP, encoded by the coding sequence CTGACCTCCGTCCCGGCGGCCCCGGCCTCCACGGGTCCCCCTCCCGCCACCGGTGCGTGGCGGGAGGGGGACCCGCCCGGGCACCGCCGATGGCACCGGCGATCGCAGCCGCTGGAGTTGGAGGGGGGCGGGGTGCTCCCGGGGGTGCGGCTGGCGTACGAGACCTGGGGGCGGCTCGCAGCCGACGGTTCGAACGCCGTGCTCGTGCTGCACGCCCTGACCGGCGACAGCCATGTCGCGGGCGCCGCCGGATCCGGTCATCCGACCGCGGGCTGGTGGGACGCGTTGGTCGGACCGGGCCGGGCACTCGACACGAACCGGTGGTTCGTGGTGGCGCCGAACGTCCTGGGCGGCTGCCAGGGAAGTACCGGGCCCGCCTCCGCGGGCCCCGGCGGTCGGCCCTGGGGCGGTTCCTTCCCGCGTCTGACCCAGCGCGACCAGGTGCGCGCCGAGACCGGGCTCGCGGACGCGCTCGGCGTCGAACGCTGGGCGCTGGTCGTCGGGGGCTCCATGGGCGGGATGCGGGCACTGGAGTGGGCGGTCGGCGAACCCGGGCGCGTGGCCGCGCTGTTGCTGCTCGCCTGCCCCGCGGCCGCGAGCGCGGACCAGATCGCCTGGGCCACCGCGCAGATCCACGCGATCCGTGCCGACCCCCACTGGCGGGGCGGCGACTACCACGACGCCGGAGCCGGACAGGGGCCGCACACGGGGCTGGGCATCGCCCGCCGCATCGCGCACGTCACCTACCGGTCGGCCGAGGAACTCCAGGCCCGCTTCGGACACCTCGCCCAGGACGGCGAGCAGCCCCGGCTCGGCGGCAGGTACCGCGTGGAGTCCTATCTCGACCACCAGGCCGCCAAGCTCGTCCGACGGTTCGACGCGGCCAGCTACGTCGCCCTGGCCGAAGCCATGAACGCCCATGACATCGGGCGGGGCCGCGGCGGCATCCGTACGGCACTCGGCCGGGTCACGGCCCGGACGGTGGTCGCCGGAGTGAACTCCGACCGCCTCTACCCCCTCGCCCAGCAGGAGGAACTCGCAGCCGGTATCCCCTCCGCGGGCGGGGTACGGATCATCCGCTCCCCGTACGGGCACGACGGCTTCCTGTTGGAGGCCGAGCAGGTCGCCGCACTGGTGGGGGAACTCCTCGACGGCGCACCGGATCCGGTCGCCCGCGCTACCCCCTGA
- a CDS encoding winged helix-turn-helix domain-containing protein produces the protein MTAAVPAPVHVPAAVPALRRSPAPRLQLVGERPPFVSVDGADGGRVGYLVFLPAHVDPVALMSAHGIRPEAPTHPPVPGTPAEFDHSDDAIRVDRARRLVEVDGRALDLTYLEFDLLAHLVAHPYTVHTRDALISGVWGYGHIGDGRTVDVHVARLRRKVGPAYRDRISTVRRVGYRYLPDHR, from the coding sequence ATGACCGCCGCAGTCCCCGCACCCGTACACGTACCCGCCGCGGTACCCGCACTCCGCCGTTCCCCGGCCCCGCGCCTCCAACTGGTCGGCGAACGACCGCCCTTCGTCTCCGTCGACGGAGCCGACGGCGGTCGCGTCGGATACCTCGTGTTCCTGCCGGCGCATGTCGATCCCGTGGCGTTGATGAGCGCGCACGGCATACGCCCGGAGGCCCCGACCCATCCCCCGGTGCCCGGGACGCCTGCGGAATTCGACCACTCCGATGACGCCATCCGGGTCGATCGCGCACGGCGGCTGGTCGAGGTCGACGGGCGCGCACTCGACCTCACCTACCTGGAGTTCGACCTCCTGGCCCACCTCGTGGCGCACCCGTACACGGTGCACACACGCGATGCCCTCATCTCTGGCGTCTGGGGTTACGGGCACATCGGTGACGGCCGTACCGTCGACGTCCACGTGGCCAGGCTGCGCCGCAAGGTCGGTCCCGCGTACCGGGACCGCATCTCCACCGTGCGTCGCGTCGGCTACAGGTACCTCCCCGACCACCGGTAG
- a CDS encoding NUDIX hydrolase: MPEKVTKEKVLVYVVRDGRLLVFRHTDHSYEEVGIQVPAGSLRPGETPEAAALREAREETGLSDFRIVRKLGETEYDISPYRFEIQHRHVFHLELTEPTPERWMSQEDHDGEQRPTSFECFWIPLEAAHILQSGQGALLGRLSDRPR, encoded by the coding sequence TTGCCCGAGAAGGTCACGAAGGAGAAGGTCCTCGTCTACGTCGTCCGTGACGGACGCCTGCTGGTGTTCCGCCACACCGACCACTCCTACGAGGAGGTCGGCATCCAGGTGCCCGCAGGCAGCCTCCGCCCCGGTGAGACCCCGGAAGCCGCGGCCCTACGCGAGGCGCGCGAGGAGACCGGCCTGTCGGACTTCAGGATCGTCCGCAAGCTCGGCGAGACCGAGTACGACATCAGCCCGTACCGGTTCGAGATCCAGCACCGGCACGTCTTCCACCTGGAGCTGACCGAGCCGACGCCGGAGCGGTGGATGAGCCAGGAGGACCACGACGGCGAGCAGAGGCCGACATCCTTCGAGTGCTTCTGGATCCCGCTGGAAGCCGCGCACATTCTCCAGTCCGGCCAAGGCGCGCTACTGGGGCGCCTGTCCGACCGGCCGCGGTAG
- a CDS encoding putative leader peptide → MPPSQPLLVRRRHVDFRRVASAVCRPV, encoded by the coding sequence ATGCCCCCGTCCCAGCCGTTGCTCGTACGCCGCAGGCACGTTGACTTCCGTCGCGTCGCCAGCGCCGTCTGCCGACCCGTCTAG